GGCCAGTGATTCTTTTGAACCGGACTTATTGATCACAGACTACAGGCTACCCGGCAAAAACGGAATTGAACTGGTCGGATTCTGCAAAGAAAGATTGCCTCTGCTGGAATCGATTGTCATTACCGCATTCGGCAGCATTGATCTGGCGGTGGAAGCCGTTAAGAAAGGCGCCAGTGATTTCCTGACAAAACCATTTTCTCCCGATGAATTGCTGATCAAGGTGCATCAACTGCTTCAGCTGCATCAAACCAGAGAACAAAAGGAATATTTGCTGGAGGAGATTCGAAAGGATTTTTCTGACTATGAAATTATCGGCGACAGCGAAGAAATGAAAAAAATTTATTCGCTGGTATCCAAGGTGGCGCGCAGTGAATCCACCGTGCTGATTCAAGGAGAAAGCGGCACCGGAAAGGAGTTGATCGCCCGGTTTATACATTTTCATTCGCGAAGAAACCAGGGTGCTTTTATCAAAGTGAATTGCGCCGCGCTTGCAGAAGGAATTTTGGAAAGCGAGCTCTTCGGGCATGAGAAGGGCGCATTTACCGGCTCGATCCGTCAGCGAAAAGGAAGGTTTGAGCTCGCAGACGGCGGGACAATTTTCCTGGATGAGATCGGAGATCTGGCTCCCAGCGTTCAGGTGAAACTTCTCCGCGTTCTGCAAGAAGGCGAAGTGGAGCGTGTCGGTGGTGAACAGACTTTCCGCGTTAATGTTCGCGTTCTCACTGCGACAAATCACGATCTGGTTTCGATGGTTCAAAAAGGAGTATTTCGCGAAGATCTTTACTACCGGCTGAATGTAATTCCGGTTCTTTTACCACCGCTGCGCAAGCGAAAAGAAGACATTCCGGAGCTTGTTCATTTCTTCTTGAATCGTCTTGCCCGGGAGAACAACAAGAAGAAAATCAGTCTGGACAAAGAAGCATTACAAGCGCTGCTTGATTATCCCTGGCCCGGCAACATCCGGGAACTGGAAAACGTACTGGAACGCGCAGTGGTTCTTTGCGACAGCGATCGGATTACACTCAACGAGCTGCCTTTCATTCAAGAAACCAGTCCTACGCTGGAACAGCGGAAACAATTGCTTCCCTTGCGTGGCAACCTCGACGACCGTCTGGCTGAATTGGAAAAGCTCTTGCTTGTGGAAGCCATGCAAGAAGCAAAGGGAATCAAAACACGCGCGGCGCGAGCGCTCGGCATCAAAACTTCGACACTATATTACAAACTGGAGAAGTACGGACTGATATGAAAACCGCCAAGACGCCAAGGCGCCAAGTTTGCAATCTCATTTTAGCTGTGCTGCTGTTGACGCCCGTTCTTGTGCTTGCCGAGTCGACAGAAATGCTCGCTCAAAGAATCTTTTCTTTAAATCAGCAAATTACGAATGTCACAAAAGACCTGCAGCAAGAGAAAAAAAATAATGCAACTCTTTTGTCTCGCGCTCAACAATCGCAAGACGCGTTAAGAGCGGCCTACGCTTCCGCAGAGCGGTTGAATGAGTTGAATAGTCAGCTGAACAAACTGCGCGAACAGCATGCAAGTCTATGCAAAGATTGGCGCGTTTCCTACGCTCAGACTGTGGATGACCTTCTGGCAAAAGCTCAAAACGAAAAGAATCCGAAACAGAAGGGCGAATTCGGCAAGAAATTGCAAGACCTGCAAAAACAAAATGTCCGGCTCTGCGCCGACAATATGAGAGTCACTGTTTCACAGGAATGGCGTTCAATTCGGACAGAACCGTATGATGGGCCGCAAGAGATCGAACAAAAAATTCAGTTGCTGCAGGAAATCTCGCGCGAAATCAACATTCATCTCGCCAGATTGGACCAGCAATTTCAGGATTTCCAGAAAGAGCGAAAAACAAAAGAACGCGCAGAAGAATTCATACAGGAGTCCACGCTCTTTACCGATAACGTTGCAGTCCGCAGAGCGGACTCCACTTTTGCTCCAGTTGTGGCGCCCGGTGTTGAAAAATCTTCAACGGGTGCCGATATCTTTGGCACAGGTGAGCTCTACGGCAAGGAGCAGCAAGAACAATTTGAGCTGCAGTATCAGCAGAAAAAGAAAGAACTTCTAACCCAGCAAAAGGACTT
The sequence above is drawn from the bacterium genome and encodes:
- a CDS encoding sigma-54 dependent transcriptional regulator, giving the protein MSQILIVEDDRTIREAIGVILTKEGYAVATCASAEEALASDSFEPDLLITDYRLPGKNGIELVGFCKERLPLLESIVITAFGSIDLAVEAVKKGASDFLTKPFSPDELLIKVHQLLQLHQTREQKEYLLEEIRKDFSDYEIIGDSEEMKKIYSLVSKVARSESTVLIQGESGTGKELIARFIHFHSRRNQGAFIKVNCAALAEGILESELFGHEKGAFTGSIRQRKGRFELADGGTIFLDEIGDLAPSVQVKLLRVLQEGEVERVGGEQTFRVNVRVLTATNHDLVSMVQKGVFREDLYYRLNVIPVLLPPLRKRKEDIPELVHFFLNRLARENNKKKISLDKEALQALLDYPWPGNIRELENVLERAVVLCDSDRITLNELPFIQETSPTLEQRKQLLPLRGNLDDRLAELEKLLLVEAMQEAKGIKTRAARALGIKTSTLYYKLEKYGLI